GTCTGTTATGAAAAAAGATTTATCACGGGTGATTATTATTTTTGCGAAAGTGCCTGAAAAGCCGGAGAGATAAAAGATGTCTGAAGCGCAGGCCGCGTAAAAGCATTCATTATTTTTTAAGGATGATAAAACTTTTTTTACGCGCGCTTTAAAGTTCATTTTTTTGTGATAACCGCCATGTTGTATTCTATGATGGGGCCGTAAAACGGAATCTTTTCAAGCAGGTCAGACGCGCTGTTTACCAGATTTATAAAAAACGGCATATTTATCGGGCTTACCCTGGCTGAAAAATGTTTTATTTCATAAGGCAGGCTGCAGGGTTTAATAGTTTCTTCAAAACGTTTCTGTGAAAAATGCTGGTGCCCGCCCATTAAAGTAAGGTGAAGGTAAAAAATGGGGTTGTACCTGTTGGCTTCCAGAATAATTACGGTTTTTCTTGAAACCCTGCACATTTCTTTTACCGCGTTTACAGGATCGGCCGCGTGATGCAGCATGTCTTTTTCCACAACAGTGTCAAATGAACCGACCGGATAGTTTAACTTTTCGCAGTTGCCGGTTTTAAATTCAATACCTGACCCGTCAAACTTTTTCCAGTTAACTGATTCTTCCAGGTCTATGGCTTCTGTTTTTTTAAAAAACGGCGCCATTAAAACAGCGTCTTCGCCGTCGCCGCATCCGGCGTCCAGCAGCGAATCGCCGGAAAAATACGGTTTTATTTTTTCAAGAATTCTTAATCTGTATGACTGCGCGTTTTTTGGGGCGTTACTTGTCATATTTTTTAAGCTCCGGTATTATTTTTGAAAGCGCGGGTACGTCAAAAAACTTGGTGCCTGATATTTCATTGGTGACAGCCTGATACATCTGCGAAATAAGGTTTTTCATCTGTGACGGAAGCGGAGGCGGCGCGGTTTTTACAAAAGTTTTCCAGTCATTGCCGCGTTCTTTTTTGGCTTTTTCCACTTCTTCCGCCCACTGCGTGCCGCGGTAATGCCTGCGTGTTATTTCTTTGCTTATGTGAAAACCGTCTATGGTAAACCTGCATTCATCCGGAGTTCCAAGCACATCAACCACAATTAATTCGCCGCTGCTGTTCATGCCGAATTCAAATTTGCCGTCAACGTTTTTAATGCCTGCGGCAGCACACCTTTCTGTAATAAGAGAGTTAATTTCAAGAATAAGGCTTTTAACTTTTTTTATGCCGTCTGAGCGAAGGCCGGAAATTACACCGGCTTCTGTCCAGTCAATGTAGCGGTCAGTATGTTCAAGTTTTGTGGAAACGTCAAGTATGGGTGTCTGTAAATCATCGCCGGGAACAGGCATTTTTTCAAGTCCAAGCGCCTGAAAAGTAACATCTCCATTTTTAATCCTTTTGAATACGGAAGAACCTTCCGGAAGGCTGTTTCTGTATATAACTTCAAGCGGAATAAGGTAATTGCCTGAAACATTTTCATACTGCGCGTAATTATATGTGTTCTTTTCCTTATTATAAGCGGGGCGAATTACGCGCAGGACCTGAACTTTCATTTTATTAAATGGTTTAAAGGCATTTTCATAGGTAATTACTTTATTTCCCTCTGCAAGCCCAAGAAAGTGGGACTTAATTCCTTTTTTTGCCAATAGGTTAAAAAAGTATGAAGAAAGAGTGCAAAGCGCGGCGCCTTTATGGTCTATATGGTCCGGCATTTCCCCCCAGTCAAAAACAGAGTATCTGTCAGAAAATGTAAAAGTGCCTTCACCTTCTGAATTGTCCGTAGCGGCTTTTATTATTTCAACCTCTTTTACGCTGCCCATGATTGCCTCCTGATAACGTTAATTTATACCGAAAGTATTATACAACAAGAGTGTGAAAACAGATTAGTTTTTTTATGGTGTTTTTAGCCTGGCAGGCGGGGTATTTAATTTTTTATTTACTTCTGACCCTTATATCTTCCATGCATCCGTCTCTTGGTTTACCGGGGTTTGTTGTATATAGTGGCAGGCGCGCCTTTTAATATCGAGCCTATAATAAAATTGCTCGATATTATGCGCGGCAGTTGATTTGATGTTTGTTTTTACTTCCGACCCTCAGACCCTCTGTGCATCTGTCTTTCAGCTTAACAGCGGTTGGGTATAAACCTCGAAACTATCTCGGCAAGGGAGAGATACCACTCGCCATAAACTGATGATAATGGCTCGGGTATAAATCATCTCTAAGCCTCGAAACTACCTCGGCAAGAGCGTGATACCACTCGCCATAAACTGATGATAATGGCTCGGGTATAAATCATCTCTAAGCCTCGAAACTACCTCGGCAAGAGCTGATTTACCAGCCGGCTCCTGTAGATTTATTAGGGACAGCGCGGATTGGGGTTGCAACGGTTTCAGGTGACGAAGAAACCGGTGTAGGTGTTGGTTGTACTATATTGGCGGAAACTTTGCCACCTTTTTTTACAGTGGCTTTTATTGGTGCCGCTGTGGTTTGTAATGTTTTAACGGCAACAGGCTGTGAAACTGTTTTATTGCCGGGAACTACAGCAGGTAAAGTTTTATCCGCGGACGCGGGTGTCGGCGTGTATGTAGGCAGAGGCGCGTCAAGAATTCTGTGCAGCCAATAAGGCGAGACGCCGCCGCTTTCATCAGAAATTTTCATCCTGTTGGTGCCATCGGGCCTCATTATCCATATTTCAGGAATATATTTATTATTTATGAAATTTACAAAAACAATATCTTTGCCGTCATAAGAATACACCGGGGAATGGCTTTTTCCGTCAAGGGTGATATTTTCTGTTTTTCCGGAAGCGATATCATGTACGGCAATGTTTGATGTTTCGCCTTCAAAAAGCGTAAAGACAATTTTTTTGCCGTCCGGCGAAAAAGAAGGTGAAGCGGCCTTTTTATTGGTATAGTTTGTAAGGCGTGTTTCGTTTATAAAATCTTTTTCCCTTGAATATATATTGGAAGTATTTTCATTTTCTATTTTTATGTAAATAAGTTTGTTGTCTTTTGACAGCGAGGGGGAAACGCAATCGTGCGTATCTGTCAGCGCCACGGGGTTATACCCGTCCCTGTTTATCTTCCAGATATTTTTGCGGCGCGAATAAATTATTTCTGACGAATCGGCTGTCCAGCCGCCGGGATTGCTCATTTTTAAATTTGTGGTGTCGCCTTCAAGGGAATCCCGGTCAAAAGTAATCTGCGTTGCCCTGTTATTTTTTAAATTACCGGTCCAAAGGTTAAAGTACCCGTTTTGATGCACCCAATACGCGATTGTCCAGCCGTCCGGAGAAACACTTGGAAACCATTTGCTTTTTCCGTCAGGAAAAAGTTCCTGTTTTGAATTTCCGTCGCGGTCAATCCAGTAAAGCGAACCGTTTGATGTATATATTATTTTATCAAGCGCCGGCACCGCTGTAGGTACAGGCGTGGGTACGGCTTTAATCTCTGTCTTTTTTTTCTTACAGCCGCTGAAAGGAATAATTACGCACAGCAAGAGAATGAAGATTATGAAAATTTTATTTTTCATTTAAAACTGCCTTTCGCCGGTGTGGTATCGGCTATTTCTGAAGGTGCCGGAAAAAACGCATTAAAGAAAGAAGTAAGTTTTTTCTTTTTGCCGGTTTCATATTCAAGGCTGTATATATCGTTGTTTTCAACATAAAAAATAAATTTACCGTCTTTTGAAAAAACAGCGCAGCAGCCGGGCTTGTCTGTTACTTTAAGGTCTGCTTTGGGGTCTTTCTGCTGTTTTGCCTCTGTTTTATTAATATAAATAACCGGTATGTTTTTTTCTGTATTTTTAATGTAGGAAAAAACCTGTTGTTTGGCTTCAAGTTTTGCCCTGTTGAATGAAACTTCATTTTTAAGATAATTTGTGGAAAACAGTGTTTTTATACCAAGCCCCGATGCGTTTATTGTTTTTATTCCGGCATTGTCGGAATAAATAATTGAATCGTCGCCGGACCAGTCAAATGAAGGAAATATTATTTCACTTTTAGCCAGTTGTATTTCGTTTGTAAGGTCTGCGTTCATCACAAAAATTCCGCTGTTATTTTTTGTTTTTTCCCTGAAGAAAACAAATTTTGCGTAATTTGGAGACAGTTTAAAAGAAGTGACATCGTGGTGCTGTGTCAATGCGGACTGCGAAATGCCGATTTTATCAACTGACCAGATATTTCCATGCATTAAGTAATAAATATTTTTGCCTTCTTTGTCCCACTGTATAAGCCCTCTGTTGTAAAGGTCGGGGATTACTTTGTTTGAAGTATATTTTGTAAGGGCTTCCTGCCTGGTACCGTCAGTATTCATTATATATAAATTTACAGAGCCGCTGCGGTCGGAAAACATTGCTATTTTGTTTCCTGTGGGGTCAACGCAGGGAGACCAGTTATTTCCGGAGGATGTAAGTATTTCTTTTTTTGAACCGTCTTCATTCATAATACCAATCTGGTATTTACCCTTGCTGTCCTGCATAACAAAATAGAGGGCTTTTTTAAAAACGGGCTTGGCATCTTCTTCTATAAGGGCAGAAACAGGCATAGTAAAAATAAAGGATATTATTAATAAGGAAAGTACTGCAAATAAATTGCCTTTTTTTACGCCCATTTTTACCTCATAAGGTATATTTTCCTTTATAATATATGCTTTTTATGGAAGTGTCAACAGTAAATAAGGGTTTTATTACTTAATAAACATGGCATCGCCGTATGAAAAAAACCTGTATTTATTTTCAATGGCCGATTTATAGGCCTTTTTAGCGTTTTTTTCTCCGGCAAACGCGTAAACAAGAGCAAGAAGCGTTGTTTTTGGAAGGTGAAAATTGGTTATAAGGCAGTCTACGGCCTTAAACTGATAACCGGGGTATATATATATGGAAGTATTGCTTTTGCCGCTTTTTATTTTATTTTGGCTGTACGCGCTTTCAAGAGCTCTTAAAGAAGTGGTGCCTACGGCTATAATTCTGCCGCCTGATTCTTTCGCGGTATTTATGGCTGCCGACGTTTCAGGTGAAATTTCATATTCTTCATTATGTATTTTATGTTCCCTTATATCAGGTTCTGTTACCGGCGCGAAAGTTCCAAGCCCGGTATGCAGGGTTATATATTCAACATACACTCCGGATGTTTTTATCCTGTTCAACAGGGCGGGGGTAAAATGTAATCCTGCTGTTGGCGCGGCTGTAGCGCCGTCTTTTCTGGCATATACGGTCTGATACCTTTCCCTGTGAAAAGCGCTGTCATCTTCTTTAATATAAGGCGGAAGAGGAATTTTTCCGTGTTTTTCAAATGCTTTTAATATTTCTTCCCTGCCTGCGGAAAAATAAACTGCAACTGTTTTGCCGAATTTTTTTTTGATTAAAGCTGAAATATTTCCGTCAAGCAAAACCGTATCGCCTTCTTTTACCCTGCGTGAATTTCCCATTATGGCTTCCCAGTAATTTTCTTTAAATGAAAGCAAAAGCAGTTCTATGGCGGCGCCTGATTTTGTCCTGCCGTAAATGCGCGCGGGTATAACGCGGGTATCGTTTAAAACAAGGCAGTCGCCGGGCTTTAAATATTCCGTAATGTTTTCAAACAGCCTGTGTTCAATCACGCCGGTTTTTTTATCTGTTACAAGAAGGCGCGATTTGTCCCTTTCCGGGCTTGGAACCTGCGCGATTAATTCCTGCGGAAGTTCATAATCATAGTTTTCAAGTTTGAATTTGTCCATGCGTGAAATTATAGCATATAAGATTGTTTTTTAACCTCCCGTTTAATACATGTTTAAGGTGAAATATAGTCGTTGAAACATTAAATCTATAAAGCTGCGGTAAAAACTGATAAATCTTTTTTAAGAAAAGCAGGCAGGGCGGCTGTTTATTTTTAAGGTTTTTTCAGATGAGAGGGTATAAAAATTTTATTAAACCGGCAGGCCTTCATCGTTATATTTTTTTGTGTCCGTAAGTTCGCCGTTTTCATAGCGCCCTTCAAGTTTCACTTTTCCGTTTTCAAAATAACTTGTATAATTGCCCGCGGGTATGCCTTCTTCAAAATACTGTTCCACCTGAACCTGACCGGAAGGGTAGTACATTTTATAAAGCCCCTGCTGCTTGCCGTTATTATACGCGCCGGCCACTTTAAGTTTTCCTGATTTATAGTACAGTTTATAAAATCCGTGTTCCTGCCCGTTTAGGTATTCGCCTTCAACTTTAAGTTCTCCGGTTTCATAAAAAAGTTTATAGGGCCCTTCTTCAAGCCCTTCTTTATATATACCCTGCAGTTTAATACCGCCGTTTTCATAATATAAAGTAAAGTTTCCGTTTTCTTTTCCGTTTACATATTCACCTGTCATTTTTGGCATGCCGTTTTCGTAATATTTCTGCACAGGCCCGTTTTTAACCCCGGCAGCATAAGCCTCTTTTACCATTATATTTCCATTTTCATAATAAAGTTTGTGAACCCCGTTTTCTTTGCCCTGAATATAAATGCCTTCAAGCTTGACGGCGCCGGAAGGGTAGAACAGTTTAAACACACCTTCTTCTTTTCCGTATTTGTAAGACCCGTCTAACTTTTTATTTCCGTTCTCATAAAAAGTTATAAAGCTTCCGTGTTTAATTCCGTCCCTGTAGGTTTCGTTAAGTTTAAGGATACCGCCTTCATAATAAGTGCGGTTAACGGCTTCGCCTGTAAGTTCGTTTATGGCGCGTTCATTTTTTAGGCTGCCGTCCGCGAACCAGCTTTGATAAGGCCAGGTAATTTCGCCGTCCTGATAGGTTTCCTGTTCGGCCGGTTTGCCGTTGTCATAATACCAGGTAACAGTTCCGTCTTTTATGGAATTATTTTCATAGGTTATTTTAGCCGCCGTCTTTATGCCGGACTGGTCTATTTTTACGCATGCGGTTTCACCCGATATTGTTTCGCCTTCTTTTAAAACACTGCCGTCCGGGTTAAAAGTCCAGACAGCCGCAAGGACGGTGGTATCCTTAAAAAATTTCTGCTGCTGTCCCTGACGGATGCTTTTAAAAGTTATCATTTTTCACCGTGTTATTTTTTTTCATAATTCATAATATCATACAGCGTGTTATTTTCAATTAAGAAAAAAAAGAGTTTTCCGCGGACGCCTCCTTATGCAATAATGTTTTTATGAACTTACAAGCCGCTTTAAAAAAGCATCTAGAGGGCAGTCCTGCCGTTATAAACGGAGAGATGTTTAATAATATACTCATTTACTCAAATGAGTTAATTGAAAAAAACAGGCAGTTTAATCTTACCGCAATTACCGCCCCCGAAGAAGTTGCAGTAAAACATGTCCTTGATTCCGTACACCTGTTTGGGGCGATGTCAGGCGATGTTCCGGTTTCGCTTGCGGATGCCGGAACCGGCGCGGGTTTTCCTGGTATCATAGCCGCCATATTAAATGAAAAAATTAAAGTTACCCTTGTTGAATCAAACGGGAAAAAAGCAAATTTTTTAAACGGTGTAATTAATAAACTAAAACTTAATAACGCAGTTGTAATTCAAAGCCGCAGTGAAGAATGTTCCCGCGATAAAAAAATGCGTCAAAAATTTTCAGCAGTGACGATGAGAGCGTTTGCGGAATTTAAAACAGCAATGGAACTGACATCTGCGCTGTGCGCGCTTAAAGGAAAAATTTATTACTTTGCAAGCGCGGATCAAGTTAAAGAAATTAAACGCGAAGGAAATATTTATAACGAACTGAAATTAAAATTTGAAAAAATCTATGATTACACTTTACCGCTTGATCTTGGAAAAAGGCACATTGTAATTTTAAGCAGGACAGGGGACACGCCTAATTGTTATCCAAGAACATTTCAAAAGATAAAAATTAAACCTATCAGCTTCTAATTGTTCCACGTGGAACAATTTAGATTATTACAAATCATTTTGTTAAAACTTTAATTTTTTCATAAACTTTCCGGAATATTTTCTTCTGATATATTTATATAATTTATCCGTTTAAGTCTCGTTAAAATATACTATTCTAAATAAAAATTATTAAGCAGATTGTATTTTTTAATAGAATAGATATTTATAGTCAGCAATACAGATTTCTTAATAATTAATTGAATCTGAATAAATTTATTACCTTATAGTCTGACTTAATAATATTTAAATATAGATATTTTGTTTTATCACGCTGATATATGTATTAATAAAATTTAATTTTCAAAGTTTTCAATTCAATCATTGTTCTACGTGGAACAATGAGAAGTTAAATAAGAGAATACTATCCTTAAGAAATATATATAAGCAATGCCTGCTTATGGTAATAGTACCGCATATATAGCCGCGTAACTTAATTAAACATAAGCTGCTTAAACACACCTATTGTTCCACGTAGAACAATCTTTTAAGTATGGCAATAATCATATTTATACTATAAAAATATAAGATAATGAATCAATACCGGAGGATAAAAACACATGCTTAAGCGCCTTTTTTGGTATCTATTAAAATGTAAAATTAACTGATATGTATTAAATAATTACAGCGTTACAAATTTATGGTTGTGAATGTTAATTACAATAACAAGCATAAATAAATGTTTTGATGCATAACAATATTATCAGAGAAAATATAAAGTCAAAGCAATCAAACATTATAAATACGCAAATTGTTCCACGTGGAACAACTGAAAATTCTATAAAAATATATGTCTTGAAAAAGATATTCTATTGGTGTATCTTTGTCTCAATAGAAATATATTTCCGGAGGCAGGATGTATATAAAAAAAATTGAACTTTCAAACCTTAGAAACTATTCATCACTTAATTTAGAACTTGTTCAGGGTATAAATGTTTTTCACGGGGATAATGGTTCCGGGAAAACAAATATAATTGAAGCAATCCACTGGATGTCTTTGGGAAAATCTTTCAGAGCATCTGATGATAAAGAAATTGTTAAAGAGAATTGTGATTCGTGCAGAGTATACGCGGAAGCAGAAATAAGCGGGTTGGATAAATTGTTTTCTCTTGATTACTCATCTGCTTCCAGAAAGAAAAGCATCAGAATAAATAATACAAAGATAAAAAGGATGGGTGACATCATAGGAGAAATTCCTGTAGTGCTTTTTTCTCCGGAAGACATTCAGATAATAAAAGGCGAGCCGGTCTTAAGAAGAAAATATCTTGATCAGATGCTGTGCCAGGTAAGCAAAGAATATTTTGAGACGCTGGCAAAATATACAAAAGAGGTAAGTCACAGAAATTATCTGCTGAAGGGAATTAAAGACAAGAAAATAAAAATTTCCAATCTTGATATATGGAACGAGCAGATTAAAAACAATGGAACATTATTAGTCATGAAAAGATTTGAAGCTATAGAAGAATTAAATTCAATTCTTGTTTCAAAATTTTCATCAGAAAAAAATGATGTCTCTATAACATATCTTTCCAAAAATTTTATGTCGGTAAAACCCGAAGACATAAAAGCCGAATATGAAAATCATTTTAAAACAAAAATTGATGAAGAAATTTTAAGAGGCGTGACGCTGATTGGCCCTCATCGGGATGATTTAGAAATTTTTTATACCGGCAAAAAAGCAAAAGCTTTTGCGTCCGAAGGGCAGCAGAGAGTATCCGCTATTTTATTAAAACTTGCAGAGGGGCTTTTTATAAAAGAAAGAAAAAATATTTACCCTGTAATTATGCTTGATGATTTTTCTTCTGAACTTGATAACCCAAACCGCGGGTTTATAGGCAGGACACTTGAACAGTTTAAACAGATTATTATCACCACCACCTATCCGGAAAATTTAAAAGAGCTAATTCCCGCAAAAATGTTCCACGTGGAACAAGGCAAAGTTAGACAAGGCTAACAAAATAGTTTTTATTACCGCAAAATTCCAAATTAACGCTTTGCGGAAATTTTAAATAAGCCATAACAGTCATAAAAATCTTTAATTTATACGGCTCTTTCCCTTTTCCCCCCAAAAAAACTGCTGTTGTTGACCTTAATATACCGTTGTGATAATATATATTTACGGTGTTTTAGCGGAGGTATTTTTGAAAATAAGAAGCCAGTTAATATTAGGTATAGTTGCTATCGTCATCCTTTCTGTAACTGCAACCACTGTTGTGCTTGTAAGGGATGCCGCGGAAATAATGCAGGGGCAGATAAACGAAAAAGCGTTACTTATGATAAATTATTTTAAGGGCGTCAGCGCGGAACCGCTTTTAAAAGATGATGAAGTGACGCTTAATACATATCTTAATGAAATTATTTCAACCGAAGGGCTTGTTTACCTTATTATTACCGGCAGAGACGGGTATGTGAAAGCCGCTGACGATTCTTCACTGCTTGGCGCGGTTTTAAAAAACAGGCTGCCTGAGATTGCAGCGGGTGAAAAAAATATTTTTTTGAAATATAAAGGCAGTGATTATTCAGTGATTGCCTTTTCGGGCACCGTGGACGTAAAAGCCGGACGAATTAAAACTGAAGCGGGAAAAATCTACGCCGGTTTTGACAGTGAATACGTAAAGGAAAAACTTGTAAGGGTTTATGTTAAAAGCGCGGCAATTGCCGCGGGTATAATTATTATATCTGTTATTTTTATTGTGGCATTAATGCACAGGATGATGAGCCCCTTAAACAAACTTGTAAAAGGGACAAATAAAATTGCAGACGGCGATTTAAGTTATAAAATAAAAATAACCGCGGGCAATGAATTTCAGGAGCTTGCAAACAGTTTTAACGGCATGACGGATAAACTTAAGGATTATTATGACGGAATATTAAACGCGTTTACGGTGGCGGTGGATACGCAGGATAAATATATTCCCGCGCACGCAAAAAGAGTTTCAAAGATGGCGGTTAAAACAGCGCAGGCAGCCGGGCTTTCGCCCAAAAGGGCGGAAAATTTAAGGGTGGCTGCTATATTAAAGGATGTTGGCAATATCGGAGTAAAAAGAAAAATACTTGATAAGACCGACCCGCTTACGGCTGATGATTTTCTTGAAATACAGAAACACCCGGAAATTGGAGCTAAGATTATTAAAAATATTGATGCTTTAAAAGATGTTGTCCCTATTATAGTGGCTCATCATGAAAGGTTTGACGGCAACGGTTATCCTGACGGCAAAAAAGGCGAGGAAATTCCTGTTGAGGCAAGGATTCTTGCGGTGGCGGACGCTTATGACGCCATGACAACCGAAAGGGAGCACAGAAAAGCGCTTGATAAAGAAGAGGCGGTTTATGAACTTAGGCTTAACAAAGGAAAACAGTTTGACCCTGTTATAACAGAAAGGTTTATTGAGGTAATAAATAAGGAAGGAGGAAAAACTTAATGGCAGAAAAAAAGACGGTGAAGAAAAAAAATAAAGGATTAAAAATTTCACTGGGGGCTAAGTTTAGTTTTTTAGTGGGGCTGTTGTTTGCCGGAATAATGACGGTTGTCACCGTATTTATATATAATCACGAAAGCGATGTTCTTTCAAACCAAATAAAGCAGCGAGGTACTGCAATTGCGGTAAATCTTGCCAATAACGCATCCGAAGCGCTTACCAATGATGATGAACTTACGCTTTCCAAGCTTGCCAGGGAAGCTGTACAGGAAACAAAGTTTGATGAAACACAAATGGAATTATATGACCGTGTAATTAAGATATTAAAGGAAGATATAATTGAACAGAAGAAGAAAGAAATTATTAAAAACGAAGGCATTATGGAAGCTGTTGTTGTAAAAAAAGACGGAAATATTGCGTCC
This Candidatus Goldiibacteriota bacterium DNA region includes the following protein-coding sequences:
- a CDS encoding class I SAM-dependent methyltransferase, with the protein product MTSNAPKNAQSYRLRILEKIKPYFSGDSLLDAGCGDGEDAVLMAPFFKKTEAIDLEESVNWKKFDGSGIEFKTGNCEKLNYPVGSFDTVVEKDMLHHAADPVNAVKEMCRVSRKTVIILEANRYNPIFYLHLTLMGGHQHFSQKRFEETIKPCSLPYEIKHFSARVSPINMPFFINLVNSASDLLEKIPFYGPIIEYNMAVITKK
- the purC gene encoding phosphoribosylaminoimidazolesuccinocarboxamide synthase — translated: MGSVKEVEIIKAATDNSEGEGTFTFSDRYSVFDWGEMPDHIDHKGAALCTLSSYFFNLLAKKGIKSHFLGLAEGNKVITYENAFKPFNKMKVQVLRVIRPAYNKEKNTYNYAQYENVSGNYLIPLEVIYRNSLPEGSSVFKRIKNGDVTFQALGLEKMPVPGDDLQTPILDVSTKLEHTDRYIDWTEAGVISGLRSDGIKKVKSLILEINSLITERCAAAGIKNVDGKFEFGMNSSGELIVVDVLGTPDECRFTIDGFHISKEITRRHYRGTQWAEEVEKAKKERGNDWKTFVKTAPPPLPSQMKNLISQMYQAVTNEISGTKFFDVPALSKIIPELKKYDK
- a CDS encoding PD40 domain-containing protein, encoding MKNKIFIIFILLLCVIIPFSGCKKKKTEIKAVPTPVPTAVPALDKIIYTSNGSLYWIDRDGNSKQELFPDGKSKWFPSVSPDGWTIAYWVHQNGYFNLWTGNLKNNRATQITFDRDSLEGDTTNLKMSNPGGWTADSSEIIYSRRKNIWKINRDGYNPVALTDTHDCVSPSLSKDNKLIYIKIENENTSNIYSREKDFINETRLTNYTNKKAASPSFSPDGKKIVFTLFEGETSNIAVHDIASGKTENITLDGKSHSPVYSYDGKDIVFVNFINNKYIPEIWIMRPDGTNRMKISDESGGVSPYWLHRILDAPLPTYTPTPASADKTLPAVVPGNKTVSQPVAVKTLQTTAAPIKATVKKGGKVSANIVQPTPTPVSSSPETVATPIRAVPNKSTGAGW
- a CDS encoding PD40 domain-containing protein, with product MGVKKGNLFAVLSLLIISFIFTMPVSALIEEDAKPVFKKALYFVMQDSKGKYQIGIMNEDGSKKEILTSSGNNWSPCVDPTGNKIAMFSDRSGSVNLYIMNTDGTRQEALTKYTSNKVIPDLYNRGLIQWDKEGKNIYYLMHGNIWSVDKIGISQSALTQHHDVTSFKLSPNYAKFVFFREKTKNNSGIFVMNADLTNEIQLAKSEIIFPSFDWSGDDSIIYSDNAGIKTINASGLGIKTLFSTNYLKNEVSFNRAKLEAKQQVFSYIKNTEKNIPVIYINKTEAKQQKDPKADLKVTDKPGCCAVFSKDGKFIFYVENNDIYSLEYETGKKKKLTSFFNAFFPAPSEIADTTPAKGSFK
- the queA gene encoding tRNA preQ1(34) S-adenosylmethionine ribosyltransferase-isomerase QueA, whose protein sequence is MDKFKLENYDYELPQELIAQVPSPERDKSRLLVTDKKTGVIEHRLFENITEYLKPGDCLVLNDTRVIPARIYGRTKSGAAIELLLLSFKENYWEAIMGNSRRVKEGDTVLLDGNISALIKKKFGKTVAVYFSAGREEILKAFEKHGKIPLPPYIKEDDSAFHRERYQTVYARKDGATAAPTAGLHFTPALLNRIKTSGVYVEYITLHTGLGTFAPVTEPDIREHKIHNEEYEISPETSAAINTAKESGGRIIAVGTTSLRALESAYSQNKIKSGKSNTSIYIYPGYQFKAVDCLITNFHLPKTTLLALVYAFAGEKNAKKAYKSAIENKYRFFSYGDAMFIK
- the rsmG gene encoding 16S rRNA (guanine(527)-N(7))-methyltransferase RsmG, translating into MNLQAALKKHLEGSPAVINGEMFNNILIYSNELIEKNRQFNLTAITAPEEVAVKHVLDSVHLFGAMSGDVPVSLADAGTGAGFPGIIAAILNEKIKVTLVESNGKKANFLNGVINKLKLNNAVVIQSRSEECSRDKKMRQKFSAVTMRAFAEFKTAMELTSALCALKGKIYYFASADQVKEIKREGNIYNELKLKFEKIYDYTLPLDLGKRHIVILSRTGDTPNCYPRTFQKIKIKPISF
- the recF gene encoding DNA replication/repair protein RecF — its product is MYIKKIELSNLRNYSSLNLELVQGINVFHGDNGSGKTNIIEAIHWMSLGKSFRASDDKEIVKENCDSCRVYAEAEISGLDKLFSLDYSSASRKKSIRINNTKIKRMGDIIGEIPVVLFSPEDIQIIKGEPVLRRKYLDQMLCQVSKEYFETLAKYTKEVSHRNYLLKGIKDKKIKISNLDIWNEQIKNNGTLLVMKRFEAIEELNSILVSKFSSEKNDVSITYLSKNFMSVKPEDIKAEYENHFKTKIDEEILRGVTLIGPHRDDLEIFYTGKKAKAFASEGQQRVSAILLKLAEGLFIKERKNIYPVIMLDDFSSELDNPNRGFIGRTLEQFKQIIITTTYPENLKELIPAKMFHVEQGKVRQG
- a CDS encoding HD domain-containing protein, whose amino-acid sequence is MKIRSQLILGIVAIVILSVTATTVVLVRDAAEIMQGQINEKALLMINYFKGVSAEPLLKDDEVTLNTYLNEIISTEGLVYLIITGRDGYVKAADDSSLLGAVLKNRLPEIAAGEKNIFLKYKGSDYSVIAFSGTVDVKAGRIKTEAGKIYAGFDSEYVKEKLVRVYVKSAAIAAGIIIISVIFIVALMHRMMSPLNKLVKGTNKIADGDLSYKIKITAGNEFQELANSFNGMTDKLKDYYDGILNAFTVAVDTQDKYIPAHAKRVSKMAVKTAQAAGLSPKRAENLRVAAILKDVGNIGVKRKILDKTDPLTADDFLEIQKHPEIGAKIIKNIDALKDVVPIIVAHHERFDGNGYPDGKKGEEIPVEARILAVADAYDAMTTEREHRKALDKEEAVYELRLNKGKQFDPVITERFIEVINKEGGKT